The Osmerus eperlanus chromosome 25, fOsmEpe2.1, whole genome shotgun sequence genome contains a region encoding:
- the LOC134012188 gene encoding uncharacterized protein LOC134012188, translating to MGDQTGGKNGDHSDLYGLKISDLLNHLPLRKTPPSGHLPVRLVILGNASSVHGNVRRQALLPDSIQRLSGPQYRRRHHQTQPYKTPAPNPALHTSNPTQGCTPAAQTCVGNKPPCSLSPDSFFLPYLAARQTELCCDSLSSIRELLLKGELCPDVGGVCERSEQRRSEPWRREPVRRRCGQPGLAVVSGRYFEDIRELQWMLYKRLVWTLPSLRSGQRDRGVLTRTLSHSADTSLLCCPPLVCRTNIYYSAFSPPR from the exons ATGGGTGACCAAACTGGGGGAAAAAATGGCGACCACAGTGATTTGTACGGGTTAAAG ATTTCTGATTTACTCAACCACCTGCCTCTGAGGAAGACGCCCCCTAGTGGTCATCTCCCCGTCCGTCTGGTCATCCTGGGAAACGCCTCCAGTGTCCATGGAAACGTACGCAGACAAGCTCTCCTCCCAGACTCCATCCAGAGACTCTCTGGTCCTCAGTACAGGAGGCGTCATCACCAGACACAACCCTACAAGACCCCTGCTCCTAACCCAGCCCTCCACACCTCTAACCCCACCCAGGGCTGCACCCCTGCAGCTCAGACCTGCGTGGGAAACAAACCTCCCTGTTCCCTGTCACCCGATTCGTTCTTCTTGCCCTATCTGGCGGCGAGACAGACGGAGCTGTGCTGTGATTCGCTGTCCTCGATCAGGGAGCTGCTCCTGAAGGGGGAGTTGTGTCCGGATGTGGGCGGGGTTTGTGAGAGGAGCGAGCAGAGACGAAGTGAACCATGGAGGCGGGAACCTGTCCGAAGGAGGTGTGGCCAGCcag GTCTAGCTGTAGTAAGTGGGCGGTACTTTGAGGACATCAGGGAGCTTCAGTGGATGTTGTATAAGAGGCTCGTGTGGACGCTGCCTAGCCTGCGTAGTGGTCAGAGAGACCGAGGTGTCCTGACCAGGACCCTGAGCCACTCGGCTGacacctctctgctctgctgccctcctctgGTCTGTCGGACTAACATCTACTACTCTGCTTTCTCACCGCCCAGATGA
- the isca1 gene encoding iron-sulfur cluster assembly 1 homolog, mitochondrial, with protein MSASMVRATVRAVSKRKILATRAALTLTPSAVNRIRLLLQDKPEFIGMKVGVRTRGCNGLTYTLDYTKAKDKADEEVLQDGVRVFIEKKAQLTLLGTEMDYVETKLSNEFVFNNPNIKGTCGCGESFNI; from the exons ATGTCTGCCTCCATGGTGCGAGCGACCGTCAGGGCGGTCAGCAAAAGAAAGATTTTAGCCACAAGAGCAGCATTAACACTG actccgTCTGCTGTGAACAGGATCAGACTGTTGCTGCAGGATAAGCCAGAGTTT atcggtatgaaggtgggggtgaggacgCGAGGCTGTAACGGCCTGACCTACACCCTGGACTACACCAAGGCGAAGGACAAGGCTGACGAGGAGGTCTTGCAGGACG GCGTGAGGGTGTTCATCGAGAAGAAAGCCCAGCTGACTCTGCTGGGGACAGAAATGGACTATGTAGAAACTAAACTCTCAAATGAGTTTGTCTTCAACAACCCCAACATCAAGGGAACGTGTGGCTGTGGAGAGAGTTTCAACATCTGA